Within Romboutsia sp. CE17, the genomic segment CGTAACGATTTGGGCACTGTCTCAACAACAGACTGGGTGAAATTGTAATACCGGTGAAGATGCCGGTTACCTGCGACAGGACGGAAAGACCCCATGGAGCTTTACTGTAGCTTGACATTGGGTCTTGGTACTACATGTACAGGATAGGTGGGAGACTATGAAGCGTGAACGCCAGTTTGCGTGGAGTCACCCTTGGGATACCACCCTTGTAGTACTGGGACTCTAACCATAGGCCATGAATCTGGTCTTGGGACACTGTCAGGTGGGCAGTTTGACTGGGGCGGTCGCCTCCCAAAAAGTAACGGAGGCGCTCAAAGGTTCTCTCAGTACGGTCGGAAATCGTACGTAGAGTGTAAAGGCACAAGAGAGCTTGATTGCAAGACATACAGGTCGAGCAAGGACGAAAGTCGGACTTAGTGATCCGGTGGTTCCGCATGGAAGGGCCATCGCTCAACGGATAAAAGCTACCCTGGGGATAACAGGCTTATCTCCCCCAAGAGTCCACATCGACGGGGAGGTTTGGCACCTCGATGTCGGCTCATCACATCCTGGGGCTGTAGTAGGTCCCAAGGGTTGGGCTGTTCGCCCATTAAAGTGGTACGCGAGCTGGGTTCAGAACGTCGTGAGACAGTTCGGTCCCTATCCGTCGCAGGCGTAGGAAATTTGAGGAGACCTGTCCTTAGTACGAGAGGACCGGGATGGACGCACCTCTGGTGTACCAGTTGTTCTGCCAAGGGCATAGCTGGGTAGCTAAGTGCGGAATGGATAAGCGCTGAAAGCATCTAAGCGCGAAGCCGACTTCAAGATAAGATTTCCCACCGTAAGGGTAAGACCCCAGGAAGGCTACCTGGTTGATAGGTCGAAGGTGTAAGTGCAGTAATGTATTTAGCTTATCGATACTAATAGGTCGAGGACTTGACCAAAATTTAAATGATAAATTCTAAATGATATGCAGTTTTCAAAGTATTAACTCTAAATATGCGGGTGTAGCTCAATGGTAGAGTTCCGGCCTTCCAAGCCGGCTGTGAGGGTTCGATCCCCTTCACCCGCTCCAAATAAGATTATGTGGTTATTATAGCAAAGAGGATACACCTGTTCCCATTCCGAACACAGAAGTTAAGCTCTTTAGCGCTGATGGTACTTGGGGGGCAACCTCCTGGGAGAGTAAGACATAGCCACGTAATCTTTTTTTATTTTATACAAAATAATATATATTAATTAAACATAATTAATCACCTTTTCATTAATTTTTAAATATAATAGAATAAATTAAATTTGAGGTGATAGTATGGACAAAACACTTCAAACGGGAGAAAAAATATTTTTTACAAATCTAATTCTATGTATAGTCTCATATATATATTTTACCATACTGCCTTTAAATGAGATTACACTATCTATAGGATATATTTTTTTTATAGCATACTTTGGAATTAATTTTTATGTTGGAAATACATCAGATCTTAATATATTAGAATCTTTAATAGTTGGTACAATAGGATGTGCTATAGGTTTATTTTTATTATTTTTTGCACTATATGCAGAAATAATTATGAAAAATTCTGAAGTAGCACTTTGGTTAATCAGACCATATTTCATGCCAACCATGTCTTTAGTAAAAATACTATTTGATGATATAACAATTATATACCCCATATTATTAATTGTAATTAACATTTCATTGGTATTGATGGGTAGTATTACTAGAAAAATAATGAATAAATTTAAGGTTTAAATTTAATAATTATAATATAGACTAAAAAATATAGGACGTGGTGATTATATGTATGAAGTACAGATGAAATATTTAGATAAATATGATGATTGTTTACCTGTAATGTTTACTTGTGAAAATTTTGATATTTATGACTTTGGATATAGATTTGAAAATATACAAATGGACAACTTTATTCTAGCAAATTTAGAAGTTAATAAAGATGATATAGCGTTAATGAAAATAAAATAAAACTTATTATACTATCAAATGCTCCTCATAATAATTTGATAGTATTTTTTTGTAAAAAAATTATATGTTATAATTAATAATATAAATGATTTTATAAAATAATAAATAATTATAATAACGAAAAGGTGATAGATTGAAGCTCTTATATAGCATAAATGTTCAAGAAGAAAAAATTAAGCAAGCATTAGAAAAGTATAGACATTTATTAAACTTAAATAATAATCAATCAAGTAAAATACTTTTTTTAGTTCCAAATAGTATTACTAAATTAATGTATGAAAGAAATATAAATTTAAAATATAGTGAGGAATTAAATATAATAACATATATAAGTTTTGTGAAAAAAGAAATAATTAAATATTGGCCTATTATAGTAGAAAAATGTAAGACTATTAGAGGAAATAATATAGTTCCTATATTTATATCAAGCAATTTAAGTGACTATATAATAAATAATGAAGTTTCAAAGAAAAGAAATTTGGAAGGATATTTTGATGACCTTACAAGTACAAATAGAGGGATATCAAATAGTATTAAAAATAATATAAATAAATCTGCATTAAGTTTAATTGAGTTTGATACTATTGGAGAAAGGTTATATTTATCTAAAAAAAATAAGGATAAGCTACTACGATTTTCATATACTCAAATGGATGAAATTATAAATAATTATATAGAAACTTTATTATCTAAAGGGATGCTTGACAACCATCTCAGTATATATGTATATAATAACTTTTTACTAAATAATGAAGATTACCTAAAAGCATTGAAAAAAAGGATAAACTATATTATTGTTGATAGTTTAGAAAGTTGTAGTAATGCAGAGGTAGATTTTATTGATACAGTATCAAATTTTTTAAATGAAAGTCATGTTTATTATAATAGTACAAGAGATTACTCATCTTTTAATAATGTTGATATAAATTACATAGAAAAGAATATAATAAAAAAATTTAATATAGTTGGAAATAACGAAAATAAAATGATAAACAATAATTTAAATATTAATGATTTATATAGTCAAGATGTAGAAATTGAGTTGAACCAATCAAGTCAATTATACAGTGAGATGATTACTGAAGTTACAAATAAGGTTTTAGATTTAATCAATAATAATGTTAATCCTAGAGATATAGCTATAATATCTCCTGTAAACAATACTATATTAGATTATAATTTAGCTAATATGCTTAAAAATTATAATATAGAAGCAGTAAATACAAAAATAGATAATAAAATAATAGATTATCCTTTTGCAAATGCACTTATTGTAGCGGCATGCTTATTTTATGAATATGAGGAATTAATAAAAGAAGAAGAGTATATAAGTTTTATAGAAACTATATTTAATGTAAATAGAATAAAAGCATTAAGTATATATAGAAATAGAGATGAAAATGAAGAGTATAAAGATTTAATTAATTATATAAATAGATATAAATCGGATAGTATTAAAATTTATGAGTTTTTGATGAGATTTTATATAGATAAGCTTTTAGTATTGAAAACCGGAAGAGATAATATCAAAATTTGTAAGCAAATTATCCAAGAAAGTGAAATATTTACGGAAAATATAAGTATTTTAAGTTTAGATAATAAAAAAATAAAAGAAAAAATATTTATAGATGTACTTAAAACTACAATAAAAGATTATTACTTACCAAAAGAGATACAAGATATGAAAGAGAGTAATAAAGTTATAATAACAACACCATACTCTTATATATCATCAAATATTAGTAGACCTATACAATTATGGGTAGATATAGGTAGTAATAGCTGGAATATGAAGATAGAAAAAGATATAAGTAATGCTATAGTTCTTAGAAAGTCATATGATAAAAATAAAATTTACAGTGATGATATGGAGGAATATTATAAAAAATATTATTTATACAATATGATATACAACTTACTTGAAAGTGCAGACAAGGTTTATGCTTTTAAAAGTGATTACACAGTGAATGGATATATGCAAGAGAGTATATTATATAGCCTCCTACTAAAGTTACTAGATAAAGGAGGTAAATAATATGAGCAAGATAAATTATAGAGAAGATCAGATTCCTATAATAAATTATACTTCGGGAACTATGGCAGTACCAGCAGTGCCTGGAGCAGGTAAAACCTTTATAGTTACGAATTTAGTAGCGAAACTTTTAGAAGAAAATTATAATAAAAAAGGAAAAATTTTAATTCTTACTTATATGAATAGTGCGGTTAATAACTTTAAAGGCAGAATAAAAAAAATATTGGAAGAAAAGAACATACAAAATTCTAATGCATATGAAGTAATGACTATACATAGTTTGGCAGTTAAGATTATTAAAGAAAAGCCGGAAATAATAATGTTAAATGAGGAATTCAGCATAGCTGATGATTTGCAAAAAAATATAATATTAACTGATTGTATAAATAGATATAGGTCTAGTGGAGGAGAGAAAATATTTAACTTCTTTCTTAAGGAGCAAAAAAGTGAACGATGGAGAGATATAAGTCTTGAAAACTGGGATAGAGGTTTTTATGATTTAATTGGAAACTCTATTAGTGAACTTAAATATAAAGATATTACTCCAGATAAATTAGAAGATAATATATCAAGTGATTATAAAGGAATGCTTAGAATAGTATTGCCTATATATAAAGAATATGATAGGAGACTAAAGCAACAAGGGTTGTTAGACTATGATGATATTTTAATACTAGGATATAAAGCATTGATTATAGATGAAGGACTAAGAACTAAATTTCAAAATAGATATACGTATGTATTTGAAGATGAGTGTCAAGATTCTAATGAAATACAAGGTAAAATAATCAAGGTTATATGTGAAAAAAATAGTAACTTGGTTAGAGTTGGAGATATAAATCAAAGCATAACGGGTACATTTTCATCAGCGGATCCAAAATACTTCAAGGAGTTTATAGAAACAGCTGATTATTGTTACAGAATGGATATGTCAAATAGAAGTTCTAAAGATATACTAGATTTAGCAAATGAACTAGTTAGGTATGTAACTAAAGATTTTAATCAAGTTGAATGCAAAGACGCATTAGAAGATATGAAGGTAAGGACTGTACCTAAGAATAAGGGTTATAAAGAAAACCCAGAACCAACTAATTATAATATAAATACGAAATTATATAATTGCTGGAAAGATGAAATAA encodes:
- a CDS encoding ATP-dependent helicase; this translates as MSKINYREDQIPIINYTSGTMAVPAVPGAGKTFIVTNLVAKLLEENYNKKGKILILTYMNSAVNNFKGRIKKILEEKNIQNSNAYEVMTIHSLAVKIIKEKPEIIMLNEEFSIADDLQKNIILTDCINRYRSSGGEKIFNFFLKEQKSERWRDISLENWDRGFYDLIGNSISELKYKDITPDKLEDNISSDYKGMLRIVLPIYKEYDRRLKQQGLLDYDDILILGYKALIIDEGLRTKFQNRYTYVFEDECQDSNEIQGKIIKVICEKNSNLVRVGDINQSITGTFSSADPKYFKEFIETADYCYRMDMSNRSSKDILDLANELVRYVTKDFNQVECKDALEDMKVRTVPKNKGYKENPEPTNYNINTKLYNCWKDEINETIRFTKGIKKKYPDKSIGILVPYNDHVNQVGRELEKAGLEFEELGPNSSNKRNVLNNIAFIIDFILNCDNINKFITVLDRVFIHTENEQGKKDFIEILKNYKIEELIYDENIQENLIIDIDSEVYKGFNKGVKTLKKILEYPIVRLDTLILFIGEKLNLENEDRAVVDYIAFYVKFLLFENVNMSLKDVYEILANTRNKVFSHIVEVVYEINGYEPMPGSITVCNYHKSKGLEWDCVFLLGLSEFNFPDNVNQKFQCDKWYLKDKYKNPEAIIKKEIDAIVEGYNGVDYEQQTKIDIIKEKIRLLYVGITRAKEMLIISTCLYKDENDINNDRKKQNPSIYWYKLNDYIKLKRER